ATATTCATCAGCAAACTGGAGGTTTACAGCTACCTCACAACCGACTTCAGGTCGTTTATTGCAATATGTAGCAAGCCCGCTGCGGCTGATATTGACAACTATGGCACTTATAATTTCATCATGCGGACATTGGATGTCTATCTCTTTTATGAAACTTACCCTTTTATGTTTTCGCTTGTTAGTTATCATAAGTCCCCCCGGATGAAA
This genomic interval from Nitrospirota bacterium contains the following:
- a CDS encoding PilZ domain-containing protein, yielding MITNKRKHKRVSFIKEIDIQCPHDEIISAIVVNISRSGLATYCNKRPEVGCEVAVNLQFADEYKVDRAEVVIGKVCWVKSLEDFYAAGIQFESLNEHKHFMTLAYLDYAEGFEQPYLSE